Proteins encoded together in one Planctomyces sp. SH-PL14 window:
- a CDS encoding adenylate kinase family protein, whose protein sequence is MAKPPYPYPGALIFGVPGAGKGTQGEILTKIPGFFHLSTGVIFRKLDAKSEEGRIVREYSARGELAPDDMTIKIFLNWLESQRLAERFKPREQLLLLDGIPRNRNQCEILKKYVDVKVVVHLMCHDEEAMIDRIRRRAVLENRPDDASESVIRRRFQVYEAETRPVLNFYPEDIIKNVESTGIHAEVLQECLKHLAPVLRENFPRKDL, encoded by the coding sequence CCTCCGTATCCGTACCCCGGTGCCCTCATCTTCGGCGTTCCCGGCGCGGGGAAGGGGACGCAGGGGGAGATCCTGACCAAGATCCCGGGGTTCTTTCACCTTTCGACCGGGGTGATCTTCCGCAAGCTCGATGCGAAGTCGGAAGAGGGCCGGATCGTCCGTGAGTACAGCGCCCGGGGGGAGCTCGCGCCGGACGACATGACGATCAAGATCTTCCTGAACTGGCTGGAGTCGCAGCGGCTGGCGGAGCGGTTCAAGCCCCGGGAGCAACTCCTGTTGCTGGACGGTATCCCGCGGAACCGCAACCAGTGCGAGATCCTGAAGAAGTATGTCGACGTCAAGGTGGTGGTCCACCTGATGTGTCATGACGAGGAGGCGATGATCGACCGCATTCGGCGCCGGGCCGTTCTGGAGAACCGTCCGGACGATGCCAGCGAGTCGGTGATTCGCCGCCGGTTCCAGGTCTATGAGGCCGAGACCCGTCCGGTGTTGAACTTCTATCCGGAAGACATCATCAAGAATGTCGAGTCAACCGGGATCCATGCCGAGGTTCTTCAGGAGTGCCTGAAGCATCTGGCGCCGGTGCTCCGTGAAAATTTTCCGCGTAAGGATCTGTAG